The following proteins are co-located in the Sphingorhabdus lutea genome:
- a CDS encoding SDR family NAD(P)-dependent oxidoreductase, which translates to MLIAAAFATCANSQLIAAGNAANSNDTHKIDLTGKTILITGAATGFGRLGAIHYARLGAKVIATMRNIIRPEAAEISDIAKNEKLDIHIVEIDVLSEHSVQNGVAQAEKILGAIPDVLINNAGIAIVGPVEAQDLQASKLAFDTNIIGYQLLQRAVLPAMRKRRSGHIINMSSQSGRIIYPGLGHYCPTKFAVEAMSEALAYEVALQGVEISIIQAGGYPTEFWRNREQYTAKLKQRSATEHLDGYGAMADLMGSGRIPKLNGDPMDVPRAIAHAIAAPAGRKPLRVMVSSSNHPQAQINDIIKETQLSFLQKTPYGNALKILHN; encoded by the coding sequence ATGTTAATTGCTGCCGCCTTTGCTACGTGCGCGAATAGTCAATTGATCGCAGCCGGCAATGCTGCCAATTCAAATGACACTCATAAAATAGATTTAACTGGTAAAACTATATTGATTACGGGGGCCGCTACTGGCTTTGGCCGATTAGGCGCGATTCATTATGCCCGTCTAGGAGCGAAAGTCATCGCCACGATGCGCAATATAATTCGTCCAGAGGCAGCGGAAATAAGTGATATTGCCAAAAATGAAAAATTGGACATTCATATTGTAGAAATTGATGTATTAAGTGAACATAGTGTGCAGAACGGCGTCGCACAGGCGGAAAAAATATTGGGGGCGATACCCGATGTGTTAATCAATAATGCGGGCATTGCCATTGTGGGGCCAGTTGAGGCGCAGGATTTACAAGCTAGTAAACTTGCCTTTGACACCAATATTATCGGTTATCAATTATTGCAGCGTGCAGTTTTGCCTGCCATGCGTAAACGCCGTTCAGGCCATATTATCAATATGTCATCACAATCTGGTCGCATTATTTACCCCGGCCTTGGTCATTATTGCCCCACAAAATTTGCCGTGGAGGCAATGTCAGAGGCTTTGGCATATGAGGTTGCGTTGCAGGGGGTTGAAATATCAATCATACAAGCAGGAGGCTATCCAACCGAATTTTGGCGCAATCGCGAACAATATACTGCCAAATTAAAACAGAGATCTGCAACTGAGCATTTGGATGGATATGGTGCAATGGCGGATTTAATGGGGTCGGGCCGTATCCCAAAATTAAATGGAGATCCAATGGATGTGCCGCGCGCTATTGCGCATGCAATTGCTGCACCGGCGGGGCGCAAACCCCTTCGCGTCATGGTCAGCAGCAGTAACCATCCACAGGCACAAATAAATGACATCATAAAAGAAACACAATTATCATTTTTACAGAAAACACCCTATGGCAACGCCCTTAAAATTCTCCATAATTAA
- a CDS encoding formylglycine-generating enzyme family protein: MFNLSIPLNTRAIYWGGASAALFLILTNCGQQSVSNIYEEDHNKVQCSIPNWTPIEIKAGSFEMGQTDVYDEEGPIKIITLDHFWIDPTEVTNRQYAAFVKATGYKSVAELPVDPAAFGVPVEQIPPDMLLPGSALFKAPKQFSNNYHDWWEYVPGTNWKKPLGPTGPDMRPQDPVVHLAYKDMEAYANWRGGRIPTEAEWEYAARAGQKNYTKQPEQANSWQGIFPSLNKGTDGYKGISPVGCFEPNKWGLYDMIGNVWEVTSDFYAPQHDPQRPQNNPKGPSENNAYDPFNPAFSSHVMKGGSYLCAPNYCQRYRPAARTGRDPGLGASNVGFRLVYDSKEKAFRK, from the coding sequence ATGTTTAACTTGTCAATACCTTTAAACACTCGCGCTATTTATTGGGGAGGAGCCTCCGCTGCCTTATTTCTTATCCTGACCAATTGCGGCCAGCAAAGTGTTAGCAATATATATGAGGAGGATCATAATAAGGTTCAGTGCTCAATCCCCAATTGGACACCCATTGAAATTAAAGCAGGTAGTTTTGAGATGGGGCAGACCGATGTTTATGATGAAGAAGGTCCGATAAAAATAATCACTCTCGACCATTTTTGGATAGACCCAACCGAAGTAACCAATCGACAATATGCCGCATTTGTAAAGGCCACTGGGTATAAAAGCGTGGCCGAGTTACCCGTAGATCCGGCGGCTTTCGGCGTTCCTGTCGAACAAATACCACCCGATATGCTATTGCCTGGATCAGCATTATTTAAAGCACCGAAACAATTTTCCAATAATTATCATGATTGGTGGGAATATGTGCCCGGGACAAATTGGAAAAAACCATTAGGGCCAACAGGGCCTGATATGCGGCCACAAGATCCCGTTGTTCATCTCGCCTATAAGGATATGGAGGCCTATGCTAATTGGCGTGGTGGACGCATCCCAACAGAGGCAGAATGGGAATATGCAGCCCGTGCAGGACAAAAAAATTACACTAAGCAGCCTGAACAAGCCAATAGTTGGCAAGGTATTTTCCCTTCATTGAACAAGGGGACAGATGGTTATAAGGGCATCTCTCCAGTAGGTTGCTTTGAACCCAATAAATGGGGGCTGTACGATATGATTGGCAATGTGTGGGAAGTGACCAGCGATTTTTATGCGCCGCAACATGATCCACAGCGCCCCCAAAATAATCCCAAAGGGCCATCAGAAAATAATGCCTATGACCCATTTAATCCTGCATTTTCCTCACATGTGATGAAGGGCGGCTCTTATCTATGTGCGCCCAATTATTGCCAACGCTATAGGCCCGCCGCACGAACAGGACGCGACCCTGGTTTAGGCGCAAGCAATGTCGGGTTTCGATTGGTCTATGACAGTAAAGAGAAAGCCTTTAGAAAATAA
- a CDS encoding aldehyde dehydrogenase family protein, translated as MNPANNEIIGAIGLADLALTQQALEAAEAAFPTWSDIAVNERAQWMHKLRDAIIQNEEKLRHYVHIEMGKPWAATADDYQMLVDSLEYYAAEIQNIKEEYIDDSAGTHSHVISREPVGVVAAFLAWNFPLLNLAYKLGPAMAAGCPIVIKPSLQTPLSTYAVGELCAEIGLPDGAVNIICGSDAAIGDAISASPIPQMLTLIGSTQTGKHVIRTGATSIKRYSMELGGDAPVLVFEDADLDNAADVICALKFGNSGQICVAPNRVYAHSTIAEKLTQKIVERAENIKVGFDKEADINMGPLIDQKAWARIDGLVKDAVSRGASLLAGGGYPDGLEQGSFYAPTVISGVTKEMQLGVEEVFGPIISMMQPFEDEVAILCAANDTDAGLTAYVFTSDSERADRCARALRFGEVQINGVRYAINLPHVGIKQSGIGVDCSHLALDDYLVTKRVSRALNIKGGGA; from the coding sequence ATGAATCCAGCAAATAATGAAATAATAGGTGCAATTGGGCTTGCTGATCTTGCATTAACACAGCAAGCTTTGGAGGCCGCAGAGGCTGCTTTCCCGACATGGTCAGATATAGCGGTTAATGAACGTGCGCAGTGGATGCATAAATTGCGCGACGCGATTATCCAAAATGAGGAAAAACTGCGTCATTATGTCCATATTGAAATGGGTAAGCCATGGGCGGCGACAGCTGATGATTATCAGATGCTGGTTGATAGTTTAGAATATTATGCTGCTGAAATTCAAAATATTAAGGAAGAATATATTGATGATAGTGCAGGCACGCATAGCCATGTGATTAGCAGAGAGCCAGTAGGTGTTGTTGCAGCATTTTTGGCGTGGAATTTCCCATTGTTAAATTTAGCATATAAGCTTGGTCCTGCAATGGCGGCGGGATGCCCCATTGTCATAAAACCATCATTGCAAACGCCTTTATCAACCTATGCTGTTGGTGAATTATGTGCGGAAATTGGCCTTCCTGATGGTGCGGTAAATATTATTTGCGGTAGTGATGCCGCTATTGGCGATGCTATTTCTGCCTCCCCCATACCGCAAATGCTCACCTTAATAGGTTCAACACAAACAGGGAAGCATGTGATACGAACGGGGGCGACAAGTATAAAGCGTTATTCGATGGAATTGGGCGGAGATGCACCGGTTTTAGTGTTTGAAGATGCGGATTTGGATAATGCGGCGGATGTTATTTGTGCGTTAAAATTTGGCAATAGTGGCCAAATTTGCGTGGCGCCAAATCGGGTCTATGCACATTCCACCATCGCAGAAAAATTGACGCAGAAAATTGTCGAGCGAGCCGAAAATATAAAGGTAGGATTTGATAAAGAAGCTGACATAAATATGGGGCCTCTTATCGATCAAAAAGCATGGGCTCGGATTGACGGGTTGGTAAAGGATGCGGTTTCACGAGGCGCGTCTTTATTAGCTGGCGGGGGGTATCCCGATGGTTTGGAACAGGGCAGCTTTTATGCGCCAACTGTCATAAGTGGTGTAACCAAAGAAATGCAATTGGGCGTAGAGGAAGTCTTTGGTCCAATTATTAGCATGATGCAGCCTTTTGAAGATGAAGTGGCAATATTATGCGCGGCAAATGACACAGATGCCGGATTAACTGCATATGTTTTTACAAGCGATAGTGAAAGAGCAGATCGATGCGCGCGGGCGCTACGTTTTGGTGAGGTGCAAATAAATGGCGTTCGTTATGCCATTAACCTGCCGCATGTGGGGATAAAGCAATCGGGCATTGGCGTGGATTGTTCGCATTTAGCGTTGGACGATTATTTGGTCACAAAGCGCGTGTCACGCGCATTAAATATTAAGGGCGGGGGCGCATGA
- a CDS encoding mandelate racemase/muconate lactonizing enzyme family protein, whose protein sequence is MNISDLDHIKASKILGNGNASRNGGPKIAQIRSHVLQYELDEELGYSQQYYTKRTAHLIEVITEDGISGWGESFGGNNVALANKVIVERVIQPMILGMDVLDREVIWHKAYNLLRDHGQKGMPIQALSGIDIALWDLAGKYHNLPVYKLLGGAFRKEIPVYGYGMMLQQVPDLAERFAAESAAIVDAGFSAMKMKIGLGVKEDVKLVEAVRHSIGADIGLMVDANHAYTTREAIPLGREFERLGINWFEEPVAPEDHAGYRALCQALDINIAGGEAEFTSFGFRDLIAGHCVDILQPEVCALGGITEYLKVLALARAHFVPVVNHVWGSAVAVGTNLHLLAALPDFPGAAHPVQPMLEYDTTPNKFREELLQKPLNILEQVKNNGGKVALPTGPGLGVDPDPDFIKFYSVEL, encoded by the coding sequence ATGAATATTTCTGATTTAGATCATATTAAGGCGTCAAAGATATTGGGTAATGGCAATGCGTCACGTAATGGCGGGCCTAAAATTGCCCAGATACGTAGCCATGTTTTGCAATATGAATTGGATGAAGAGCTTGGCTATTCCCAGCAATATTATACCAAAAGAACGGCGCACTTAATCGAAGTTATCACCGAAGATGGTATATCGGGTTGGGGTGAGAGCTTTGGTGGAAATAATGTGGCGCTGGCCAATAAAGTAATTGTGGAGCGTGTTATCCAACCCATGATTTTGGGGATGGATGTGTTGGACCGTGAAGTGATATGGCATAAAGCGTATAATCTTTTGCGCGATCATGGGCAAAAAGGAATGCCGATACAGGCATTGTCCGGTATTGATATCGCTCTGTGGGATTTGGCCGGTAAATATCATAATTTGCCAGTTTATAAATTATTGGGCGGCGCATTTAGAAAAGAAATCCCCGTTTATGGCTATGGCATGATGCTGCAACAAGTGCCCGATTTGGCAGAACGATTTGCCGCTGAAAGTGCCGCAATTGTCGATGCTGGATTTAGTGCCATGAAAATGAAAATTGGGCTTGGCGTTAAAGAAGATGTGAAGCTTGTGGAGGCTGTTCGTCATTCCATCGGCGCGGATATTGGATTGATGGTCGATGCCAATCATGCCTATACTACGCGCGAGGCCATCCCCCTTGGGCGGGAGTTTGAGCGGCTTGGCATTAATTGGTTTGAAGAGCCCGTCGCGCCAGAGGATCATGCCGGATATCGCGCCTTATGTCAGGCTTTGGACATAAATATTGCCGGCGGTGAAGCAGAATTCACCTCATTTGGTTTCCGCGATTTAATCGCTGGGCATTGTGTTGATATATTACAGCCAGAGGTGTGCGCGCTGGGCGGTATTACCGAATATTTAAAAGTTTTGGCATTGGCGCGGGCGCATTTTGTGCCTGTGGTTAATCATGTTTGGGGTTCGGCAGTGGCGGTCGGCACAAATTTGCATTTGCTTGCCGCTTTACCAGATTTCCCTGGGGCTGCTCATCCGGTTCAACCCATGTTGGAATATGACACAACGCCCAATAAATTCCGTGAAGAATTGTTGCAAAAACCATTAAATATTTTGGAGCAAGTGAAAAATAATGGAGGCAAGGTTGCATTGCCAACTGGCCCAGGACTTGGTGTAGATCCGGATCCTGACTTTATCAAATTTTATTCGGTCGAGCTGTAA